The Nicotiana tabacum cultivar K326 chromosome 14, ASM71507v2, whole genome shotgun sequence genome contains a region encoding:
- the LOC107793149 gene encoding uncharacterized protein LOC107793149 yields the protein MEVVQHRWRLRWSFKNATIVVTLFNLIASLFLLYSFFSSSSSSKPSSVEMYIKEAEEIRRAMLPVELIKRVKEIRKEAYGEPDPVQQKDAKQTAAVDLISRLNNYRSYSDSGSVKVLEEWRKRKMERARQRELGKNGTTI from the exons ATGGAGGTGGTACAACATAGGTGGAGGTTAAGGTGGTCATTCAAGAATGCTACAATAGTTGTCACTTTGTTCAATTTGATTGCTTCCCTTTTTCTACTTTACAGCTTtttctcttcttcatcttccagCAAACCATCTTCAG TTGAAATGTATATAAAGGAAGCAGAAGAGATTCGCCGTGCTATGCTGCCTGTGGAGCTAATTAAAAGA GTGAAGGAAATACGGAAAGAAGCATATGGCGAACCAGATCCTGTCCAACAGAAGGATGCAAAACAGACTGCTGCAGTAGACCTCATATCTAGACTGAACAATTATCGGTCATATTCTGATTCAGGCAGCGTGAAAG TTCTGGAAGAATGGCGTAAGCGAAAGATGGAAAGAGCCAGACAACGTGAACTTGGAAAGAATGGAACCACCATCTGA